A window from Leptospira meyeri encodes these proteins:
- a CDS encoding SRPBCC family protein: protein MEPHNFVYVTFILSTPEKVWNALIDPEVTSKYWLDPLAKNPAHINVSEWKVGSVWKHIRMDDEKTIDIIGKVLEIDPPLKLALSWSRPTEFNDESKHSQVTFDIETYAEGLVRLVVTHKDLDPQMLKGISTGWPSVLSNLKTFLESGRPLAGHISISQ from the coding sequence ATGGAACCACATAACTTCGTTTATGTTACCTTTATACTCAGCACACCCGAGAAGGTATGGAATGCACTTATTGACCCTGAGGTAACATCAAAGTATTGGCTAGATCCATTAGCGAAAAATCCAGCTCATATCAATGTCTCAGAATGGAAAGTCGGTTCCGTATGGAAACATATAAGAATGGATGACGAAAAAACAATCGATATCATTGGAAAGGTTTTAGAAATCGATCCTCCACTTAAATTAGCTTTATCTTGGTCAAGGCCAACAGAATTCAATGATGAATCAAAACATTCTCAGGTTACATTCGATATAGAAACTTATGCCGAAGGACTTGTTCGTTTGGTAGTCACACACAAAGATCTAGATCCACAAATGTTAAAAGGGATTTCTACGGGCTGGCCAAGTGTTCTTTCCAACCTTAAAACATTTTTGGAATCAGGTCGACCGTTAGCAGGACATATTTCAATTTCTCAATAA
- a CDS encoding SH3 domain-containing protein, which produces MKILLILLTLITIQSLEAIEKYTPIAGENVNVRKDPNLNSQVIIQLPISHLVKVIPNRKVKATVNNTNGYWIYVETGYSSKNKINDGWIFDTYLGTTEKFTRPTQWHFKEFHGNSGDYSLSLKMNKNATYNFSYELCAGANCNQNSFCSNKLDKKIVKNGYILCEGTGIIKVYKDLVWLKHYGLETNEFLFIKNDRLCMSGMLEDGCE; this is translated from the coding sequence ATGAAAATCCTTTTAATTTTACTTACTCTGATAACGATTCAATCACTCGAAGCTATAGAAAAATATACACCTATTGCAGGTGAAAACGTTAATGTGAGAAAGGATCCAAATCTAAATTCTCAAGTAATAATTCAATTACCAATAAGTCACTTAGTGAAAGTAATTCCAAATCGGAAAGTTAAAGCTACAGTTAATAATACTAATGGTTATTGGATTTATGTCGAAACTGGATATTCATCTAAAAATAAGATCAATGATGGCTGGATATTTGATACTTATCTAGGGACTACCGAAAAATTTACCAGACCTACACAATGGCACTTTAAAGAATTTCATGGAAATTCTGGCGATTATTCTTTATCTTTAAAAATGAATAAAAATGCAACATATAACTTCAGTTATGAACTATGCGCAGGTGCTAATTGTAACCAGAATTCGTTTTGTTCAAATAAATTAGATAAAAAAATAGTGAAAAATGGATATATTTTGTGCGAAGGAACAGGAATAATAAAAGTATATAAAGATTTAGTTTGGCTTAAACATTATGGTCTGGAAACAAATGAATTTCTTTTTATCAAGAATGATAGATTGTGCATGTCCGGTATGTTAGAGGATGGTTGTGAGTAA
- a CDS encoding GFA family protein, whose translation MSQIYNGGCACGKIRYKITVEPIFMNECQCRDCQRISGTGHGSYLTFQSPSAVTVVGKTTNFDLVGDSGNIKTSSFCPNCGSPVYMTFAAMPELFTIHATSLDDPNLYKPQAVTYTKRGYSWDYLDPKLSKFETMPPM comes from the coding sequence ATGAGTCAGATTTATAACGGTGGATGCGCTTGCGGAAAAATTCGCTACAAAATCACAGTAGAACCTATTTTTATGAACGAATGCCAATGCCGCGACTGCCAAAGAATAAGTGGAACAGGACATGGATCTTATTTAACTTTTCAATCACCCAGCGCAGTCACAGTAGTTGGAAAAACAACTAATTTTGATTTGGTTGGTGATAGCGGAAATATCAAAACCAGTAGCTTTTGCCCTAACTGCGGTTCACCGGTATATATGACCTTTGCTGCTATGCCCGAGCTTTTTACAATCCATGCAACAAGCCTTGATGATCCAAATCTCTATAAACCGCAAGCCGTCACATACACAAAACGTGGATATTCTTGGGACTATCTGGATCCAAAATTATCAAAATTTGAAACAATGCCACCGATGTAA
- a CDS encoding GNAT family N-acetyltransferase, with the protein MENIKIRKLTSNDLKQFIELIRVFEDVFEMKNFQMPSLHYLQSLLDRDDFYVFVSLHESQVVGGLTTYTLRQYYSEKPLVYIFDLAVLTKYHRQGIGRSLIQGINEYCKKMGAEEVFVQADMVDDYALEFYRSTGGSPEDVVHFTYPLN; encoded by the coding sequence GTGGAAAATATAAAAATCAGAAAATTAACCTCTAATGATTTAAAGCAATTTATCGAACTCATTCGAGTTTTTGAAGATGTTTTTGAGATGAAAAATTTTCAAATGCCAAGTTTACATTATTTACAATCCTTACTTGATCGGGATGACTTTTATGTTTTTGTTTCTCTCCATGAAAGTCAAGTGGTTGGCGGCCTAACCACTTATACACTTCGTCAATATTATTCTGAAAAACCTTTAGTTTATATTTTTGATTTAGCTGTCCTTACCAAATATCATAGACAAGGAATCGGAAGGTCACTCATTCAGGGAATAAATGAGTATTGTAAAAAAATGGGAGCGGAAGAAGTCTTTGTCCAAGCGGATATGGTGGATGACTATGCATTGGAATTTTATAGATCAACAGGAGGATCACCAGAGGACGTGGTTCATTTTACATATCCGTTGAATTAA
- a CDS encoding arylamine N-acetyltransferase family protein, translating to MNDKKFLDAYFDRIGYKGSRLPSLDLLNNISLAHVRCIPFENLDILLGKDIDISLDAVFEKLIIQRRGGYCFEQNGLLLSVLNKLGFEVTPISARVRLDKPRDFTPPRTHVFLRVELSGNSWLTDVGVGGASLTSAIQLSKNIEQKTNHETRRIVYESNKYFHQILFPNGWIDVCEFTLEEMPEIDRILANWYTSNHPNSHFKDRLIVARAGDDGKRYTLVNREISERDKYGVANKSVINSPKELIKILKEKFNLTFPLDTEFQTPGLLWENNFKD from the coding sequence TTGAATGATAAAAAATTTCTGGATGCGTATTTCGATCGCATTGGATATAAGGGCTCGCGTCTTCCCTCTTTAGATTTGCTTAACAATATCAGTTTGGCACATGTTCGTTGTATTCCATTCGAAAACTTGGATATTTTGTTAGGAAAAGATATTGATATTAGTTTAGATGCAGTTTTTGAGAAATTAATCATTCAAAGACGTGGAGGATATTGTTTTGAACAAAATGGACTTCTTTTGAGTGTTCTAAATAAATTGGGATTTGAAGTAACTCCTATTAGTGCTAGAGTTCGTTTAGATAAACCTAGAGATTTTACCCCCCCTCGAACTCATGTTTTTCTACGAGTAGAACTTTCGGGAAATTCATGGTTAACTGATGTTGGAGTTGGTGGAGCATCACTAACATCAGCAATACAATTAAGCAAGAATATTGAGCAGAAAACAAATCATGAAACAAGAAGAATTGTATATGAAAGTAATAAATATTTCCATCAAATTCTATTTCCTAATGGCTGGATCGATGTATGTGAATTTACGTTAGAAGAAATGCCTGAAATTGATCGTATACTAGCAAATTGGTACACTAGTAATCACCCAAATTCACATTTTAAAGATCGGTTAATTGTGGCACGTGCAGGAGATGACGGAAAAAGGTATACACTGGTAAATAGGGAAATTTCTGAAAGGGATAAATATGGCGTGGCCAACAAATCGGTTATCAACTCACCTAAAGAATTAATAAAAATTCTTAAAGAAAAATTTAATCTTACATTTCCTTTAGATACAGAATTTCAGACTCCTGGTTTACTGTGGGAAAATAATTTTAAAGATTAA
- a CDS encoding ArsR/SmtB family transcription factor: MPKEVEGVDQVFKAMADPNRRKVLDLLYANNGQTLSSLCEQLDMQRQSATQHIEILIKANLVTVVWKGREKLHFINPVPIYEVYARWVRKFEENRLGFLHDLKTQLEGEDHGTT, encoded by the coding sequence ATGCCGAAGGAAGTGGAGGGTGTCGATCAGGTATTCAAAGCAATGGCTGATCCGAATCGGAGAAAGGTTCTGGATCTACTTTATGCTAACAATGGCCAAACACTTTCCTCACTCTGTGAACAACTAGACATGCAAAGGCAATCAGCAACACAACACATAGAAATCCTCATCAAAGCCAACCTGGTAACCGTTGTTTGGAAAGGGCGAGAGAAACTGCACTTCATCAACCCTGTTCCAATTTACGAAGTTTATGCACGTTGGGTTCGAAAATTTGAAGAGAATCGTTTAGGTTTTTTGCACGACTTAAAAACACAACTTGAAGGAGAAGATCATGGAACCACATAA
- a CDS encoding DUF1801 domain-containing protein, which translates to MSKEIETYNKSQSPIDREICDLLYQEINVNLPKAEKKIWHAHPVWFLDENPIVGYSKLKTCVRLLFWSGQSFEEDGLEPEGSFKAAEIRYTDVNQIKKKDLKRWLSQAKKIQWDYKNIVKRKGVLERLK; encoded by the coding sequence ATGAGTAAAGAGATCGAAACATATAATAAATCCCAATCGCCTATTGATAGAGAAATCTGTGATCTTTTGTATCAGGAAATCAATGTAAACTTACCCAAAGCAGAAAAGAAAATTTGGCATGCACATCCAGTTTGGTTTTTAGATGAGAATCCTATCGTTGGTTATAGTAAATTAAAAACTTGTGTTCGTCTTCTGTTTTGGAGTGGTCAAAGTTTTGAAGAGGATGGACTAGAACCGGAAGGAAGTTTTAAGGCAGCAGAAATTCGTTATACGGATGTGAACCAAATCAAAAAAAAAGATCTAAAACGTTGGCTTAGTCAGGCTAAAAAAATCCAATGGGACTATAAAAATATTGTGAAACGAAAAGGCGTTTTGGAACGATTAAAGTGA
- a CDS encoding YceI family protein, whose amino-acid sequence MKIFNSILVLIALSVISQLVAQENCMYEYDPSQTSLEWTAFKFTEKTGVKGKFDSIKVVGKQKDKSKFGAVKAVQFQIDSSSVNSGVPDRDGKIKKFFFGSVKGNQKISGSFSDIAEGETGSATLNLRFGNAKTKVPVSFVWKGEVVEVTGTVDVVGLGLLSGLSKLNTECNDLHKGSDGLSKLWPTVDVKVVSTVKKVCK is encoded by the coding sequence ATGAAAATTTTTAATTCGATTTTGGTACTAATCGCACTCAGCGTCATTTCTCAGTTGGTTGCACAAGAGAATTGTATGTATGAATATGACCCATCCCAAACCTCCTTAGAGTGGACAGCGTTCAAGTTTACCGAGAAAACAGGTGTTAAAGGAAAATTTGATTCTATTAAAGTGGTTGGGAAACAAAAAGATAAATCGAAGTTTGGTGCTGTAAAAGCAGTGCAGTTTCAGATAGATTCTTCTTCAGTTAATTCAGGTGTCCCAGACCGTGATGGAAAAATCAAAAAATTCTTTTTTGGTTCTGTGAAAGGAAATCAAAAAATTTCTGGTTCGTTCTCTGATATCGCAGAAGGCGAAACTGGTTCTGCAACACTGAATTTGAGATTCGGAAATGCTAAAACAAAAGTCCCTGTTTCTTTTGTATGGAAAGGGGAAGTAGTTGAAGTAACGGGCACAGTGGATGTCGTCGGTCTTGGTCTTCTATCCGGGCTCAGTAAATTAAATACCGAATGTAATGACTTACATAAAGGCTCTGATGGTTTGAGTAAACTTTGGCCTACTGTTGATGTAAAGGTTGTATCGACCGTAAAGAAAGTTTGTAAATAA
- a CDS encoding ABC transporter ATP-binding protein, which translates to MLKFLHTLVFHFKNQLFKKKEESLSLRLTSMEDLAKSVLDFFSESLNIQSFPSQIIEGFRSLRSKYRQVTNQNFYDFLFAASHQYKVRLNIVQKTLQDIKPYITDGSPFVFQVTNKTNYIPEFFAILGYNTSSYRIKALNQIDSEEEWYSEKELLKLIEIKSNKEYVDWVIAEPTFPFSTNKDMSKDDSPVKNALKQIAHLIRMESKDVWIVFIYGIGIGILSLVVPVATSSLVNIVAFGVLLQPVIILTLLVVFFLGFAGAMQTIQIYVVEILQRRVFVRIATEFAVKFPKIRQDSLDKHHSPELVNRFFDTMTIQKSIHSLLVDGLSVILTTVIGFILISFYHPIFIVFSFLILFIGGYWVTYRLGKPAAENYIKISKEKYKVAAWLEEISRHSALFHSTFGSNFALDRADSFIRDYLYARKKYFFNYIRQIIGLVGIQALASAIVLGLGGYLVIHRQLTIGQLVAAELVIAKVLSDISKFGKQLDSFYSLIAAVDKINSVFHLPTIPLKTVEFEIPEGPIQVQLSGVHYSLTNGHKIFNQFNLKAAAGKSIGISSNTPYDAHILLDLICGVRTPTSGIVEYNHQNIHEVSKEQIHSFTFLIRGNEIFEGSILENIRVGREEISLIEIRELLEGLGIWETIQTLPNGIHTPLLTFGHPFDTIQTTIISLARAIIGKPKLLLIDGNLDLLPPSLLNSALKVLLQKNHAWTLFIVSKSPTVLSQMDQILRLENDSHSIKVNS; encoded by the coding sequence ATGTTAAAATTTCTACACACGTTGGTATTTCACTTCAAGAACCAACTCTTCAAAAAAAAAGAAGAAAGCCTATCACTTAGGCTCACTTCCATGGAAGATTTGGCTAAATCTGTCTTGGACTTTTTCTCGGAATCACTAAATATTCAATCATTTCCAAGCCAAATCATTGAGGGTTTCAGGTCTCTCCGAAGCAAATACAGACAAGTAACAAATCAAAATTTTTATGATTTCTTATTCGCTGCTTCGCACCAATATAAGGTGCGGCTAAACATTGTTCAAAAAACTTTACAAGACATAAAACCTTATATTACTGATGGTTCACCTTTTGTGTTCCAAGTAACAAACAAAACAAACTATATACCCGAATTTTTTGCAATCTTAGGTTATAACACTTCTTCCTATCGAATCAAAGCCCTTAACCAAATTGATTCTGAAGAAGAATGGTACTCAGAAAAGGAACTACTAAAACTCATAGAAATCAAATCAAACAAAGAATATGTAGATTGGGTCATTGCTGAACCAACATTTCCATTTTCAACAAACAAAGATATGTCGAAAGATGATTCTCCAGTCAAAAATGCTCTTAAACAAATTGCACATTTGATTCGAATGGAGTCCAAAGATGTTTGGATTGTTTTCATTTATGGCATTGGAATCGGAATTCTATCCTTAGTTGTACCGGTTGCTACTTCTTCACTTGTTAATATTGTTGCCTTTGGAGTTCTGCTCCAACCTGTCATTATATTAACATTGTTAGTGGTTTTTTTTCTTGGATTTGCGGGTGCAATGCAAACGATTCAAATCTATGTGGTAGAAATTTTACAAAGACGTGTGTTTGTAAGGATTGCTACAGAGTTTGCTGTCAAATTTCCAAAAATCCGCCAAGATTCCTTAGATAAACATCATAGTCCAGAACTCGTGAATCGTTTTTTTGATACAATGACAATTCAAAAATCCATACATTCCTTGTTAGTTGATGGTTTATCGGTTATTTTAACGACCGTCATTGGGTTTATTTTGATTTCATTTTATCATCCTATTTTTATTGTATTTTCTTTTCTTATTTTGTTTATTGGTGGGTATTGGGTTACTTATCGATTAGGTAAACCTGCGGCAGAAAACTATATTAAAATTTCGAAAGAAAAATATAAGGTAGCAGCTTGGTTGGAAGAAATTTCGAGACATTCTGCACTTTTCCATTCTACCTTTGGTTCGAATTTTGCATTAGATAGAGCCGATTCGTTTATCCGTGATTATTTGTATGCTAGGAAAAAATACTTTTTTAACTATATCCGTCAAATTATTGGCCTTGTTGGTATCCAAGCTTTAGCCAGTGCCATTGTACTTGGTTTAGGTGGATATTTAGTCATCCATAGACAACTCACCATCGGACAACTAGTAGCGGCCGAGCTTGTCATTGCAAAAGTACTCAGCGATATTTCCAAATTTGGAAAACAATTGGATAGTTTCTATAGTTTGATTGCTGCCGTTGATAAAATCAATTCAGTGTTTCATCTACCCACAATCCCACTGAAAACTGTCGAATTTGAAATCCCTGAAGGGCCAATCCAAGTTCAACTCTCAGGTGTTCATTATTCTCTCACTAATGGTCACAAGATTTTTAATCAATTTAATTTAAAAGCTGCTGCCGGAAAATCTATTGGAATATCATCTAACACTCCTTATGATGCACACATTCTATTAGATTTGATATGTGGGGTGAGAACACCAACATCTGGAATCGTAGAGTACAATCACCAAAATATCCATGAAGTGTCCAAAGAACAAATTCATTCTTTCACATTTCTGATTCGTGGAAATGAAATTTTTGAAGGAAGCATTTTGGAAAACATTCGAGTGGGTAGAGAAGAAATATCATTAATCGAAATCAGGGAACTGCTAGAAGGATTAGGAATTTGGGAAACAATTCAAACCCTCCCAAATGGAATCCACACTCCCCTTTTAACTTTCGGTCATCCTTTTGATACAATACAAACAACTATCATTTCCTTAGCAAGAGCCATCATCGGAAAACCAAAACTATTGTTAATCGATGGAAACTTAGATCTTTTACCACCATCTCTCCTCAATTCTGCACTAAAAGTTCTTTTGCAAAAGAATCATGCATGGACCTTATTCATTGTTTCGAAATCACCTACTGTTCTTTCTCAGATGGATCAAATATTACGCTTAGAAAACGACTCCCATTCCATAAAGGTAAATTCTTAA